A stretch of the Lolium perenne isolate Kyuss_39 chromosome 3, Kyuss_2.0, whole genome shotgun sequence genome encodes the following:
- the LOC139838328 gene encoding uncharacterized protein, which produces MEDHLASMAARIEPVTKLGWELRKAAEELVPMLWPGEAAPQDISGLISSMERAPDRFLDWKESATRAGADMALSFVLSWYNEVDLGQLEFRRAGVEDKLPAELKAARLARASTIAGFVDKRFF; this is translated from the exons atggaggaccatctggcgtccatggctgcccgcatcgagcccgtcaccaagctcggctgggagctgcggaaggcggccgaagagctggtgcccatgctgtggcctggggaggcggcgccgcaagacatctccggcctcatctcttcgatggagcgggcgccggaccgcttcctcgactggaaggagtcggccacgcgcgccggcgccgacatggcgctgtccttcgtcctctcctggtacaacgaggtggacctggggcagcttgagttccggcgagccggcgtggaggacaagctcccggctgagctcaaggccgcccgccttgcccgagccagcaccatcgccggcttcgtcgacaag CGCTTTTTCtga